One Persicobacter psychrovividus DNA window includes the following coding sequences:
- the rpsB gene encoding 30S ribosomal protein S2 — MAIQLTYKDLLDAGVHFGHLTRKWDPKMAPYIFMERNGIHIIDLNKTLVALDEASNALQGIVRSGRKVMFVATKKQAKDIIAEEAARLKMPFVTERWLGGMLTNFATIRKSLKKMSSIDKLMKSEEYMNLAKRERLMVSREKDKLQRVLGGIADLTRLPAALFIIDIKREHIAVKEAHKLNIPVFGLVDTNSDPSSIDFAIPGNDDAFKSISIIAKAIGSAIEDGLNERRKDKEENDRKKEEEAKKAADTENAEEK, encoded by the coding sequence ATGGCTATTCAACTAACTTATAAAGACTTACTTGATGCTGGTGTTCACTTCGGACACTTAACGAGAAAGTGGGATCCTAAAATGGCTCCGTATATCTTCATGGAGCGTAATGGCATCCATATTATTGATTTGAACAAAACCTTGGTTGCTCTCGACGAAGCATCTAATGCACTTCAAGGCATCGTTCGCTCTGGTCGTAAAGTGATGTTTGTTGCTACTAAAAAGCAAGCTAAGGACATCATCGCTGAAGAAGCAGCACGCCTTAAAATGCCTTTCGTAACTGAGCGTTGGTTAGGTGGTATGTTGACAAACTTCGCGACTATCCGTAAGTCATTGAAAAAAATGTCTTCGATCGACAAGTTGATGAAGTCTGAAGAGTACATGAACTTGGCGAAGCGTGAGCGTTTGATGGTATCTCGTGAGAAAGACAAGTTGCAACGTGTATTGGGCGGTATCGCTGACCTTACTCGTTTACCTGCAGCTTTGTTCATCATTGATATCAAGCGTGAGCACATCGCAGTTAAAGAAGCACACAAATTGAATATTCCTGTATTCGGTTTGGTGGATACTAACTCCGATCCTTCTTCTATCGATTTCGCTATCCCTGGTAACGATGATGCTTTCAAATCTATCTCTATCATTGCTAAGGCAATCGGTTCAGCTATCGAAGATGGTTTGAACGAGCGTCGTAAAGACAAAGAAGAGAACGATCGCAAGAAAGAGGAAGAGGCTAAAAAAGCCGCTGACACTGAGAATGCTGAGGAAAAATAA
- the rpsI gene encoding 30S ribosomal protein S9, translated as MEVVNTLGRRKTSVARIYVKSGSGAITVNKRPLETYFPTEILQLIVKQPLVISEADGTLDINVNVYGGGIKGQAEAVRLAISRALCEMDAENRPALKKEGFLTRDPRMVERKKYGKRKARRSFQFSKR; from the coding sequence ATGGAAGTTGTAAACACATTAGGAAGAAGAAAGACTTCAGTCGCAAGAATTTACGTGAAATCTGGTAGCGGTGCTATCACAGTTAACAAGCGTCCGTTGGAAACTTATTTCCCAACTGAGATCTTGCAATTGATCGTAAAACAACCATTGGTAATCTCTGAAGCTGATGGTACTTTAGACATCAACGTGAATGTTTACGGTGGTGGTATCAAAGGACAAGCGGAAGCAGTTCGTTTGGCTATCTCTCGTGCACTTTGCGAAATGGACGCTGAAAACCGTCCTGCATTGAAAAAAGAAGGATTCCTTACTCGTGACCCTCGTATGGTTGAGCGTAAGAAATATGGTAAGCGTAAAGCTCGTCGTTCTTTCCAATTCTCAAAACGTTAA
- the rplM gene encoding 50S ribosomal protein L13, which yields MDTLSYKTLSANKATVEKEWVVVDATDMVLGRLASDVAKVIRGKHKPSFTPHVDCGDNVIVINADKVRMTGKKWTDKQYVRHTGYPGGQRVQTPLEVKNKKSSTILVERAVRGMLPKNRLGRQLFHNLFVFEGAEHNHEAQQPKVIKF from the coding sequence GTGGATACTTTAAGTTACAAAACACTATCAGCGAACAAGGCGACTGTTGAAAAAGAGTGGGTTGTTGTTGACGCTACCGATATGGTATTGGGTCGTTTGGCTTCTGACGTTGCCAAAGTGATTCGTGGAAAACACAAACCATCTTTCACTCCTCACGTGGATTGCGGAGATAACGTAATTGTTATCAATGCTGACAAAGTTCGTATGACAGGTAAAAAATGGACTGACAAACAATACGTTCGTCATACTGGATACCCAGGTGGCCAACGCGTTCAGACTCCATTAGAGGTTAAAAACAAGAAGTCTTCGACGATTTTGGTAGAGCGTGCTGTTCGCGGTATGTTGCCAAAGAACCGTCTTGGACGTCAGCTTTTTCACAATTTATTTGTCTTCGAAGGTGCTGAGCACAACCACGAAGCACAACAACCTAAAGTAATTAAATTCTAA
- a CDS encoding DUF2723 domain-containing protein, producing the protein MFNYKKINNYTGWIIFAIAVVVYWMTVEPTASFWDCGEFIATSYKLEVSHPPGAPFFMLINRMFSFLSMGNPLKIAYWINISSVLASGFTILFLYWTLTMLGLKIMRIKRELATKQQTIMIMGAAAVGALIYAFSDSFWFSAVEAEVYAMSSMFTALVVWMMFKWEFIEGESDSMRWLIMIAYVMGLSIGVHLLNLLTIPGLGLIYYYKHYKQPTAKGVIGTLAISSVILLVINGIVIPGLPTWAGDFELFFVNSVGMPFGSGILIFCFAFIGALTYGIYLTQKRQMVAFSTILLSLSFILIGYSSFLIVPIRSGYNPPIDENNPDNIVSFVSYLKREQYGTRPLFYGQYYDAQITGTETGAPIYTKGKDKYEIVDHKMEYKFDDKRQTIFPRIWSNSPRHVQAYQEQLGLRPGEEPKFGDNLKFFFTHQVGTMFMRYFMWNFSGRESDVQGANWVGITDAFQKLPPSLENNKGHNVYFMLPLILGLLGVFFNFNKDKKSFLILSILFLALGAALVLFLNSPPIEPRERDYIYVGSFYIFAMWCGIGVLGLTELLSSKIDATQAAIVAILVSMAAPVIMLQQNWDDHDRSGRYFSVDSARNFLAGLAPNAILFTGGDNDTFPLWYVQEVENFRTDVRVIVLSYFNTDWYIDQMTRQAYDSKPLPFTFEEQDYKQGGPNDYAMYQELPGLKGAIDAKQYISLLKRGSSQLQLPTRSGGKMSIVPSKQMYFDVDTAAVLNSNLVPDQLKKYVTNQLVWNIKNNGLEKNTLMLIDLITNNNWKRPIYFNNTSLSSIGIDLSPYVVQEGNVYRLLPVRNPNAGNRGEYLVDTEKMYDNVMNKFAYRGLNDPNVYYDENYRNFVMNTRSNINSLVYALLKEGDIDKAKNVINATLERIPDAAVPYDYTVIQTVRFLFATGETDKGLEVLKTVADRAIATLQYNEDHNERLTRDVQMSMMMLGEFITTLKHENDDELAQQYDTILKHHYARFGG; encoded by the coding sequence ATGTTTAATTACAAAAAGATTAACAATTATACAGGGTGGATAATCTTTGCGATTGCCGTCGTAGTATATTGGATGACTGTCGAACCGACAGCCAGCTTCTGGGATTGTGGAGAGTTTATCGCCACATCTTATAAGCTTGAAGTATCGCACCCTCCAGGGGCACCATTTTTTATGCTGATCAACAGAATGTTCTCATTCTTGTCGATGGGCAACCCACTGAAAATTGCTTACTGGATCAATATATCCTCCGTACTGGCTTCTGGATTTACCATCTTGTTCCTGTATTGGACATTGACCATGCTCGGGCTGAAGATTATGCGAATCAAAAGAGAGCTCGCAACCAAACAGCAGACCATCATGATTATGGGTGCTGCGGCTGTAGGAGCCTTGATCTATGCTTTTTCTGATTCTTTCTGGTTCTCTGCTGTTGAGGCGGAGGTTTATGCCATGTCGTCGATGTTTACCGCTTTGGTGGTCTGGATGATGTTCAAATGGGAGTTTATTGAAGGTGAAAGTGATTCAATGCGTTGGCTGATTATGATTGCCTATGTGATGGGGCTTTCTATCGGTGTTCACCTTTTGAACCTGCTGACCATCCCTGGGCTGGGCTTGATTTACTATTACAAGCATTATAAGCAACCAACAGCCAAAGGTGTTATTGGTACCTTGGCGATAAGTTCTGTGATTTTGTTGGTCATCAATGGTATCGTTATTCCTGGTTTGCCGACTTGGGCAGGGGACTTTGAGCTCTTCTTTGTCAATTCTGTAGGCATGCCTTTTGGCTCAGGAATTCTGATTTTCTGTTTTGCCTTTATCGGTGCGCTGACTTATGGCATCTACCTGACCCAAAAACGTCAGATGGTGGCCTTCAGTACCATATTACTGAGTTTATCCTTTATTCTGATTGGTTATTCATCGTTCCTGATTGTACCGATTCGTTCAGGCTACAACCCTCCGATTGATGAGAACAACCCTGATAATATTGTCTCCTTTGTATCCTACCTGAAGCGTGAACAGTACGGTACGCGTCCATTATTTTATGGGCAGTATTACGATGCGCAAATCACAGGAACGGAAACAGGTGCGCCTATTTATACCAAAGGAAAAGATAAGTATGAAATTGTAGACCATAAAATGGAATACAAATTCGACGATAAGCGTCAGACGATTTTCCCACGTATCTGGAGTAATTCTCCACGACACGTACAGGCCTATCAGGAGCAGTTGGGCTTACGGCCAGGTGAAGAGCCGAAATTTGGCGATAACCTCAAATTCTTCTTTACCCACCAGGTCGGGACGATGTTCATGCGTTACTTCATGTGGAACTTCTCAGGAAGGGAAAGTGATGTTCAGGGAGCTAATTGGGTAGGCATTACCGATGCTTTCCAGAAATTACCGCCATCACTTGAAAATAACAAAGGGCATAATGTGTATTTCATGTTGCCACTTATTCTCGGTTTGTTGGGGGTATTCTTTAACTTTAACAAGGATAAAAAATCATTCCTGATCCTGAGTATCCTGTTTCTTGCACTGGGGGCTGCCCTGGTATTATTCCTGAACTCTCCACCGATCGAACCTCGTGAGCGTGACTATATCTATGTGGGATCGTTTTACATTTTTGCCATGTGGTGTGGGATCGGTGTATTGGGACTTACGGAATTGCTGAGCAGTAAAATTGATGCTACACAGGCTGCAATCGTTGCGATTTTGGTCAGTATGGCAGCACCTGTCATTATGCTTCAGCAAAACTGGGACGATCACGACCGTTCAGGCCGTTATTTTTCAGTAGATTCAGCGCGCAACTTCCTTGCAGGCTTAGCGCCAAATGCAATTCTGTTTACAGGAGGAGATAATGATACCTTTCCATTGTGGTATGTGCAGGAAGTGGAGAATTTCCGAACGGACGTCCGTGTAATTGTACTGAGCTATTTTAATACTGACTGGTATATCGATCAGATGACGCGTCAGGCATACGATTCCAAACCATTGCCTTTCACTTTTGAAGAGCAAGACTATAAACAAGGTGGGCCGAATGACTATGCCATGTATCAGGAGTTGCCAGGACTGAAAGGTGCGATCGATGCCAAGCAATATATCTCATTACTGAAAAGAGGATCGAGTCAGTTGCAACTGCCTACCCGTTCAGGTGGAAAGATGAGTATTGTGCCATCGAAGCAAATGTATTTTGATGTGGACACTGCCGCTGTACTGAACAGCAATTTGGTGCCTGACCAGCTGAAAAAGTATGTAACCAACCAGTTGGTGTGGAACATCAAGAACAATGGTTTGGAGAAAAACACATTGATGCTCATTGACCTGATCACGAACAACAACTGGAAACGTCCGATCTATTTCAATAACACCTCGCTTTCTTCAATCGGTATCGACCTTTCGCCTTATGTGGTGCAGGAAGGGAATGTTTACCGCCTGTTGCCTGTGCGCAACCCGAATGCAGGGAACCGCGGCGAGTATTTGGTAGATACAGAAAAGATGTATGACAATGTGATGAACAAGTTTGCGTACCGTGGGCTGAATGATCCAAATGTGTACTATGATGAGAACTATCGCAATTTTGTTATGAACACCCGTTCAAACATCAATAGCCTGGTTTATGCCTTGCTGAAAGAAGGTGATATTGACAAAGCTAAAAATGTGATCAATGCCACATTGGAGCGCATTCCTGATGCGGCTGTACCATATGACTACACCGTAATTCAGACGGTCAGATTCTTGTTTGCCACAGGCGAAACAGATAAAGGTCTGGAAGTGCTGAAGACCGTTGCAGATCGTGCTATTGCTACTTTGCAGTATAATGAAGATCATAATGAACGCCTGACAAGGGATGTTCAGATGTCGATGATGATGCTTGGGGAGTTTATCACTACCCTGAAACATGAAAACGACGATGAACTTGCACAGCAATATGATACTATTCTGAAGCACCATTACGCACGTTTTGGTGGCTGA
- a CDS encoding sodium-dependent bicarbonate transport family permease: protein MDLQLIIENLTNPALLFFALGILSVQLKSDLQIPESSSKFISLYLLFSIGFKGGQELSHAAFTSEMFFMILFGVSTAILVPIYSFFILKRKLGVENAGAIAAAYGSISAVTFITCIAFLELQSIQFGGYMIATMALMEAPAIIVGVFLINLFQKNKKVDYRSVFKHALTNGSVVMILGSLVIGYFASAEQAAGIAPFTTDLFKGFLAIFLLDMGIVSGRKLSAFYKNGSFTMLFALLLPLFNGVVVAILSGFFSESVGDRLLLSILAASASYIAVPAAMKIAVPRANPGLYIPMALAVTFPINITIGMPIYIQIVQWF from the coding sequence ATGGATCTTCAACTAATTATTGAAAACCTGACCAATCCAGCATTGCTGTTCTTTGCCCTGGGAATATTATCCGTTCAATTAAAAAGCGACCTGCAAATCCCCGAAAGTAGCTCCAAGTTCATATCGCTTTACCTGTTGTTTTCCATCGGCTTTAAAGGTGGGCAAGAGCTCTCCCATGCCGCTTTTACCTCTGAAATGTTTTTCATGATCTTATTCGGGGTCAGTACCGCAATTTTGGTCCCGATCTACTCCTTCTTTATTCTCAAACGGAAGCTTGGGGTGGAAAATGCGGGTGCCATTGCAGCGGCCTATGGCTCCATAAGTGCGGTAACCTTCATCACCTGTATCGCTTTCCTTGAGTTGCAATCCATTCAGTTTGGTGGGTATATGATCGCCACTATGGCCCTGATGGAAGCACCAGCCATTATTGTAGGTGTATTTCTGATCAATCTGTTTCAGAAAAACAAAAAAGTCGACTACCGCTCTGTGTTCAAGCATGCACTAACCAACGGGTCGGTAGTCATGATTTTGGGAAGTCTGGTGATCGGCTATTTCGCCTCTGCAGAACAGGCAGCAGGCATTGCTCCCTTCACCACTGATCTCTTTAAGGGCTTTCTGGCCATCTTCCTGCTGGATATGGGGATCGTCAGTGGCCGTAAGCTTTCCGCATTTTATAAAAACGGCTCCTTCACGATGCTTTTCGCCCTGTTGTTACCGCTGTTTAATGGCGTGGTGGTGGCCATCCTCAGCGGATTCTTTTCCGAGAGCGTAGGCGACCGACTGCTACTGTCGATTCTTGCGGCAAGTGCCTCTTATATAGCGGTGCCCGCGGCCATGAAAATCGCCGTGCCACGCGCCAATCCTGGTCTTTACATCCCGATGGCCCTTGCGGTTACCTTCCCCATAAATATTACGATTGGCATGCCGATCTATATTCAGATTGTGCAGTGGTTCTAA
- a CDS encoding LysR family transcriptional regulator, which translates to MNYTLHQLQVFLEVVKQQSITKAAEQMFMTQPALSIQLKNFQQQFDQPLTEVVGRKLYITDFGREIAELAEGIQQQSEMLKYKTKAYAGGLSGRLKISVVSTGKYVLPYYLTDFLKEHTGIDLSLDVTNKMMDVDALKKNEVDFALVSVLPEKMDLEHIDLLENKLYMMSNVKDVQEDYPLIYREKGSATRQGMDDFVGRQKDRKPLELTSNEAVKQAVIAGLGRSIIPLIGTKHELESGELHILPMPGLPITTTWQLVWLKGKRFAPAAQAYLNFIECNKEEISRKYFGWYLKFEG; encoded by the coding sequence ATGAACTACACACTGCATCAATTACAGGTGTTTTTAGAGGTGGTAAAGCAACAAAGTATAACCAAGGCTGCTGAGCAAATGTTCATGACTCAGCCCGCGCTTTCTATTCAGCTAAAAAACTTTCAGCAACAGTTTGATCAGCCCCTGACCGAAGTGGTAGGCAGGAAGCTCTACATTACCGACTTTGGACGGGAAATTGCCGAACTGGCAGAAGGTATTCAGCAACAGTCAGAAATGCTGAAGTACAAAACAAAAGCATATGCTGGCGGACTTTCTGGACGTCTGAAAATTTCAGTGGTTTCTACAGGAAAGTATGTATTACCTTATTATCTGACGGATTTTTTGAAAGAACATACAGGTATTGACCTTTCGCTGGATGTTACCAATAAAATGATGGACGTGGATGCGCTGAAAAAAAATGAGGTAGATTTTGCGTTGGTTTCTGTGTTGCCAGAAAAAATGGACCTCGAACATATCGACCTGCTCGAGAATAAGCTGTACATGATGAGTAATGTGAAGGACGTTCAGGAGGATTATCCCCTGATCTATCGGGAAAAAGGTTCAGCAACAAGGCAGGGGATGGACGATTTTGTGGGGAGGCAAAAGGATCGTAAGCCTTTGGAGCTGACGAGTAATGAGGCCGTGAAACAGGCTGTGATCGCTGGTTTGGGGCGGTCAATTATTCCACTGATCGGGACGAAGCATGAATTGGAAAGTGGGGAACTGCATATTCTACCGATGCCAGGCCTGCCCATCACCACGACCTGGCAGTTGGTTTGGCTCAAAGGGAAGCGGTTTGCTCCTGCGGCACAGGCTTATTTGAATTTTATTGAATGCAATAAGGAGGAGATCAGTAGAAAATATTTCGGCTGGTACTTGAAATTTGAGGGGTAA
- the hemE gene encoding uroporphyrinogen decarboxylase — MELKNDLILRAARGEQTERTPVWLMRQAGRILPEYRAVRSSVSGFIELAQTPELAAEVTIQPVDLLGVDAAIIFSDILVVPEAMGLPYEMVEKKGPWFPNTIDSAADLKKIRPADVASDLGYVLEAIKITKKELNGRVPLIGFAGAPWTIFCYMIEGQGSKTFSKARRFLYTEPALAHQLLQMITDTTITYLKAQIEAGADMVQVFDSWAGILPDDHYEIFALSYIRQICEAIEDVPVTVFAKGAYGSLESMGNLPCRTIGLDWNMDIKNARSIIGAEKTLQGNLDPAVLYADFKTIEEKTKAMLDTFGGEKHIANLGHGVYPDIKPDKVKCFIETVKSYSPSLR; from the coding sequence ATGGAATTAAAAAACGACCTTATCCTTCGCGCTGCAAGAGGAGAGCAGACAGAAAGAACACCCGTATGGCTTATGCGTCAGGCTGGGCGAATTCTTCCTGAGTACCGCGCAGTACGCAGCAGTGTGAGTGGATTTATTGAGTTGGCGCAAACCCCTGAATTGGCTGCTGAAGTCACTATTCAGCCTGTTGACCTGTTGGGAGTGGATGCTGCCATTATTTTTTCGGACATCCTGGTCGTTCCTGAAGCAATGGGTTTACCCTATGAAATGGTGGAAAAAAAGGGCCCATGGTTCCCAAATACGATTGATTCAGCCGCTGATTTAAAGAAAATCAGACCTGCGGATGTGGCTTCCGATTTGGGCTATGTGCTTGAGGCCATCAAGATCACCAAAAAAGAACTTAATGGCCGCGTGCCATTGATTGGCTTTGCGGGTGCACCATGGACAATCTTCTGTTATATGATTGAAGGGCAAGGATCAAAAACCTTCTCTAAAGCCCGCCGATTCCTTTATACGGAACCTGCTTTGGCGCATCAATTATTACAGATGATTACCGACACGACGATCACCTACCTGAAAGCTCAGATTGAGGCAGGTGCGGATATGGTACAGGTTTTTGACTCTTGGGCAGGAATCTTACCTGACGATCATTATGAAATCTTTGCACTCTCTTACATCAGACAAATCTGTGAGGCTATTGAAGATGTACCCGTAACGGTATTTGCCAAAGGTGCTTATGGCAGCCTTGAATCGATGGGGAATTTACCTTGCCGCACCATTGGACTGGACTGGAACATGGATATCAAAAATGCCCGTTCCATTATTGGTGCAGAAAAAACTTTGCAGGGAAATCTTGACCCAGCGGTCTTGTATGCCGATTTTAAAACCATTGAAGAAAAAACCAAAGCCATGCTCGATACCTTTGGTGGCGAAAAACATATCGCTAACCTGGGCCATGGTGTTTATCCAGATATTAAGCCTGACAAGGTAAAATGCTTTATTGAAACGGTGAAAAGCTACAGCCCTTCGCTACGGTAA
- the ffh gene encoding signal recognition particle protein gives MFDNLSTKLDKAFKNLKGQGSITEINVATTVKEIRRALIDADVNFKVAKEVTDEIKNKSLGQDILISVSPGQMLVKITQDELTSLMGGTQENIVIEGNPAVILIAGLQGSGKTTFTGKLAARLKKEGKSVMMAACDIYRPAAIDQLKVLGEQVGVEVYAEPENKNAVEIAKNAIAAAKQQNKKVVIVDTAGRLAVDEQMMAEIADVKEAIQPSETLFVVDSMTGQDAVNTAKTFNDRLDFNGVVLTKLDGDTRGGAAISIRKVVEKPIKFISYGEKMEALDVFYPERMAQRVLGMGDVVSLVERAQEAFDEDEAKRINQKIRKNQFNFDDFLSQLNQIKKMGNLKDLVGMLPGVGKMMKDIDIDDNAFKPIEAIILSMTLEERENPELLDGSRRRRIANGSGTTVQDVNKLLKQFNEMRKMMKTMNKLSGSRRGFGMNNLLKK, from the coding sequence ATGTTCGATAATTTAAGTACGAAATTAGATAAGGCCTTTAAGAACCTTAAAGGTCAGGGTAGCATCACAGAAATCAACGTTGCCACGACAGTGAAGGAAATCCGTCGTGCATTGATTGATGCCGATGTTAACTTCAAAGTTGCCAAAGAGGTAACGGATGAAATTAAAAATAAGTCATTGGGTCAGGATATCCTGATCTCTGTTTCACCTGGTCAAATGTTGGTGAAGATCACTCAGGATGAGTTGACTTCATTGATGGGGGGAACGCAAGAAAATATCGTGATCGAGGGAAACCCTGCGGTAATTTTGATTGCGGGTCTTCAAGGTTCAGGTAAAACAACTTTTACAGGTAAATTAGCCGCTCGCCTTAAGAAAGAAGGCAAGAGTGTGATGATGGCTGCCTGTGATATCTACCGCCCTGCGGCAATCGACCAGCTGAAAGTATTGGGAGAGCAGGTAGGTGTAGAAGTTTATGCAGAGCCTGAAAATAAAAATGCGGTAGAGATCGCTAAAAACGCTATTGCGGCCGCAAAGCAGCAAAATAAAAAGGTGGTGATCGTCGATACGGCGGGTCGTTTGGCTGTTGATGAGCAAATGATGGCCGAGATTGCCGATGTTAAAGAAGCTATTCAGCCTTCGGAAACATTGTTTGTTGTAGATTCGATGACGGGTCAGGATGCTGTAAATACAGCCAAGACTTTCAACGACCGCCTTGATTTCAATGGGGTAGTGCTGACCAAATTGGATGGTGATACCCGTGGTGGTGCCGCAATCTCTATTCGTAAAGTGGTAGAGAAGCCGATCAAATTTATCTCCTACGGAGAGAAAATGGAAGCTTTGGATGTTTTCTATCCTGAGCGTATGGCGCAGCGTGTGTTGGGTATGGGTGATGTGGTTTCATTGGTAGAGCGTGCGCAAGAGGCCTTTGATGAGGACGAGGCTAAGCGTATCAACCAGAAGATCCGTAAAAACCAGTTTAACTTCGATGACTTCTTGTCGCAGTTGAATCAAATCAAGAAGATGGGTAATCTGAAAGATTTGGTAGGGATGTTGCCAGGTGTTGGTAAAATGATGAAAGACATTGACATTGACGACAATGCTTTCAAACCTATCGAAGCAATCATTTTGTCGATGACATTGGAAGAGCGCGAAAACCCAGAATTGTTGGACGGTAGCCGTCGTCGTCGTATTGCGAATGGTTCAGGAACCACTGTTCAGGATGTCAACAAATTATTGAAGCAATTCAATGAGATGCGCAAGATGATGAAAACGATGAACAAGCTTTCGGGTAGCCGTCGCGGATTCGGAATGAATAATCTATTGAAGAAATAA
- a CDS encoding patatin-like phospholipase family protein has product MEIGIALSGGGARGIVHIGVLQALEDYGITVNRISGTSMGAIIGAFYAQGLRPSEIMDIVTERKFVNMFRWRLLKTGLLPLDYLEQRLQEVIPHNSFEGLKLPLHVCVSNLTTGSSQIIDHGPLHLWIKASATIPVLFPPIMINDQQYVDGGLTNNLPVEPLLAHSARTIGVHVNHNMVLPKISGLKAIAERVYQLAVYQTVNPRMQACDLIIDPVDARKYGTFDFNRADELYEIGYKGTEDVLFQLTRNLDLDRMQELHQRKKSLTPESKALNSREQML; this is encoded by the coding sequence ATGGAAATAGGAATTGCTCTCAGTGGTGGTGGCGCAAGAGGAATTGTACATATTGGTGTCCTTCAGGCATTGGAGGATTATGGCATTACCGTCAACAGGATTTCCGGTACCAGCATGGGGGCGATTATTGGTGCATTTTACGCGCAAGGGTTACGCCCTTCTGAGATCATGGACATCGTTACAGAACGTAAATTTGTAAATATGTTCAGGTGGCGATTATTGAAAACAGGGCTGCTTCCACTCGACTATCTCGAACAACGCCTTCAGGAGGTGATTCCTCACAATTCTTTCGAAGGCCTCAAACTGCCATTGCATGTTTGTGTGAGCAACCTCACCACAGGCAGCTCACAAATTATCGACCATGGGCCACTACACCTGTGGATCAAGGCTTCGGCGACAATCCCCGTGCTCTTCCCCCCGATCATGATCAACGATCAGCAGTATGTTGACGGAGGCCTGACCAACAACCTGCCCGTAGAGCCACTATTGGCGCATTCTGCCCGCACAATCGGCGTACACGTCAATCACAATATGGTTCTGCCTAAAATCAGTGGCCTTAAAGCCATTGCCGAGCGTGTTTATCAGCTTGCGGTGTACCAGACGGTCAACCCGAGGATGCAAGCCTGCGATTTAATCATTGATCCTGTCGATGCGCGAAAATACGGCACTTTTGATTTCAACAGGGCTGATGAACTTTATGAAATCGGCTACAAAGGCACTGAGGATGTTCTTTTCCAACTCACCAGAAACCTCGACCTTGATAGAATGCAAGAATTACATCAGCGAAAAAAAAGCCTCACTCCTGAGAGTAAGGCTTTGAATTCCAGAGAACAAATGCTCTAA